A genomic segment from Sulfitobacter mediterraneus encodes:
- a CDS encoding ABC transporter ATP-binding protein yields MLKIEDLRVNYSGIQALRGVSLEVGAGETVALIGANGAGKSSLLNALSGLVAVDSGNISLAGQDLTGAAPWKVTAAGMLQVPEGRQVFPEMTVQENLLVGQNALAGRSPDFGQEQVFDLFPILKERQNQHAGSLSGGQQQMLVIGRALMGGPKVLLLDEPSLGLAPVIIAQVFDALAALKQQGLTILLVEQNAHLALASSDRAYVLDQGNIVRSGNSADLAKDPEVAALYLGQ; encoded by the coding sequence ATGCTGAAGATTGAAGATCTGCGGGTCAATTACAGCGGTATTCAAGCCCTTCGCGGGGTGTCTCTTGAAGTGGGCGCTGGTGAAACTGTGGCGCTGATCGGGGCCAATGGTGCGGGCAAATCCAGTTTGCTGAATGCCCTTTCAGGACTTGTGGCCGTCGATTCCGGCAATATCAGCCTTGCCGGGCAGGATCTGACAGGAGCCGCCCCCTGGAAGGTAACCGCCGCAGGCATGTTGCAGGTGCCGGAAGGACGGCAGGTCTTTCCGGAAATGACGGTGCAGGAGAACCTTCTGGTCGGGCAAAACGCACTTGCGGGCCGCTCGCCGGACTTTGGCCAGGAACAGGTATTCGACCTCTTCCCCATCTTGAAGGAACGCCAGAACCAACATGCAGGATCGCTTTCAGGCGGACAGCAACAGATGCTGGTCATCGGCCGCGCCTTGATGGGCGGGCCCAAAGTGCTGCTTCTGGATGAACCCAGCTTGGGTCTCGCCCCTGTCATTATTGCCCAGGTCTTTGACGCCCTTGCCGCGCTCAAACAGCAAGGGCTCACCATCCTTTTGGTCGAACAAAACGCCCATCTCGCCTTGGCCAGCTCGGACAGGGCCTATGTGCTGGATCAAGGCAATATCGTCAGATCCGGAAACAGCGCCGATCTGGCAAAAGATCCGGAAGTCGCTGCACTTTATCTTGGGCAATGA
- a CDS encoding ABC transporter substrate-binding protein, which translates to MKYISKMTAVSAIALASAASADDVKVGVVVSETATYAFVGVPLVNGMKLAAEQINAGEGWGGHNVEILYEDNRSDKQEAISLITRMAEAENADIVIGPIATSEAMATGPVANDLKIPMFTTATSPAVLEIGPYIFKSTETADAYMAPVAEHVASLKPNGCFLVSIRDNEGYIRQRNVFRDIMEANGIEILADQSILAADTDFTALSTKIVSAEPDCLFVTTPPEQAANIIIQARQAGLDPDTILAGDSGAGSKKLIDAGGSAVDGMLFPASFVSTGSDSAAAFATEYEAAYGTAPDLWAATGYTMMQTVANAIRNAGDDVNRETLRDAMAATKDLPVVMGQGKLSFDENRVPSMGGIVMQLKDGEWVKP; encoded by the coding sequence ATGAAATACATCAGCAAAATGACCGCGGTCAGCGCAATTGCGCTTGCTTCGGCAGCGTCAGCGGACGACGTGAAGGTCGGGGTGGTTGTATCCGAAACCGCCACCTATGCCTTTGTCGGCGTGCCACTGGTCAACGGAATGAAACTTGCCGCTGAGCAAATCAATGCCGGTGAAGGTTGGGGCGGGCACAACGTCGAGATTCTTTATGAAGACAACCGTTCGGACAAACAGGAAGCGATTTCCCTGATCACCCGGATGGCCGAAGCAGAAAACGCCGACATCGTGATCGGCCCCATCGCAACATCCGAAGCCATGGCCACAGGCCCGGTCGCAAACGATCTGAAGATCCCGATGTTCACAACCGCGACATCTCCTGCGGTGCTGGAAATCGGGCCATATATCTTCAAATCCACAGAAACGGCTGATGCCTATATGGCCCCGGTCGCCGAACATGTGGCGAGCCTGAAACCCAATGGTTGCTTCCTTGTCTCCATCCGGGACAACGAGGGTTACATCCGCCAGCGCAACGTGTTCCGCGACATCATGGAAGCCAACGGGATCGAAATCCTTGCGGACCAAAGCATTCTGGCCGCCGACACGGATTTCACTGCTCTGTCGACCAAGATCGTATCTGCAGAACCCGATTGCCTTTTCGTGACAACGCCGCCCGAACAGGCCGCAAACATCATTATTCAAGCGCGCCAAGCCGGCCTTGATCCGGATACCATTCTGGCCGGGGATTCCGGTGCCGGGTCGAAAAAGTTGATCGATGCAGGTGGATCGGCAGTTGACGGGATGTTGTTCCCGGCCAGCTTTGTATCCACCGGATCGGACAGCGCCGCCGCCTTTGCAACGGAATACGAGGCGGCCTATGGCACAGCGCCAGATCTGTGGGCGGCAACCGGCTATACGATGATGCAAACGGTCGCGAACGCCATCCGCAATGCCGGAGATGACGTCAACCGCGAGACCCTGCGCGACGCGATGGCCGCCACCAAGGATCTGCCGGTCGTGATGGGTCAAGGCAAACTCAGCTTTGACGAAAACCGCGTCCCGTCCATGGGTGGGATCGTTATGCAGTTGAAAGACGGGGAATGGGTCAAACCATAA